TGACTTTATAAGTAAAAAGTTAGTTGTTTTTATCTGGGTTTTGAATGTATAAAAAAATAACACATCTGTACCTGCAGCCTGTTTGAAATAATCCTCACAGCTGGCTGCCACCCTGCCGCCCTGAAGGGCTGCGGTGGCAGGGTCAGGTATGCATGGGGTTGTTGGTGTACTGCATTACTCATCCCCCAGCCTGTCATAGTCCCCGATGATATCCCGTAGATTTGCCAACTTGTCGGCACAGGAAAGCAGTTTCATGTCCCGACCTGCATTTTTGATTAAGTCGATGGTATGGAACTTGCGCTCGGGCCAGGTCTTGCTTTTTGCTCCCGTCCGCATGTATTAGTTCTTGCGGCTCGGAAGTCACGTCTGCCAGGGTCGCCACCTCATCACCAAACGCATCTCTGATATCTAAAGTAAGGAACATACGTAGGTATCAGTGCAGGAGGGGGATAAAAAAATTAGCAACTAACTCGTGCGAACTGGTACGAACTCTTTGTCGCGATATATTGCACCTAAATTATATTTTAACAGCCATAGCGACACTCCACCGGCACAACAACTGTATATTACTTCCCACCACTACTACTCAATCAACTGGCCCCGGCGCTTCCTAATATACCACCCTACCTTTAAACCCCTCCCCCATCCCCAAACATCTCACCGACACATTTCTCAAACTCCTTAAACGCAGGCATATCACGTATCCCCTCATCCCCATTACCAAAAGCATCCAGCATAGAAGTGTAATACCATGCAACCGAGTCCTTTGAGGCATTGAAGATATCCCACACACCATCCCCCAGCCTGTCATAATCCCTGATGATGGTCCGTAGATTGGGTCATATACCAGCACATGATAGCTGCTTCATATCCCGACCTGCATTTTTGATAAAGTCGATGGTATGCGCCTTGCGCTCTGGCCATGTCTTTTTTTTACCCCCGTCCGCATGTATCAGTTCTTCCGGCTCGAAAGTCATGTATAACAGGGTCGCTACTTCATCACCGGACCCATCTTTGATAATTAAAGTAAAGAGCTTAAACAGGTATTAGTACAGGGGGAGGGGAGGGATTAAATAAAAATTAACAACTAACTCATGCGAACTGGTACGAACTCTTAGTTGCACAGTATTGCATTTAAATTATATTTTAACAGCCATGGCAACACTCCACCGGCACAACAACTGAATACAATACCCCACACAACATCCAGCGCATCGCCACCCCCATACAAACACCCGTGCAGTAGGACCACAGGAATCATCCCCACTGTTGACACCCTCCCCCCGAAGGACCCCGTTGTCAGAATCGGTTACACCAAGGATTGCTATCGTACTGCATCACCCACACCCGGCCAGCAGTAATTATAAATCCCATCCTTTTCATAGCGCTACCCCGTATCCCTGTATAGCCAGCCAGACACGAGGCAAGAGCCTGACTCTGCGGCATTGTGAGAAGATGACCGACAATGGACCAGCCTACTGAACATCCAGACGACGTCAACCCATCAGGACCGGTGGCAGGGATACTAGAAAGTTTTGTATAGAATTACACAATTGTTTGTACAATATTATCACAATTATTTTATAATGTAAGATCAATAAACTAATGAAATGATTCAGAAACATATATTCACGACGGACCAATTTGAAGATAAAAATAGAATGAAAATTGCCTTACTGATAGATGGCGATAATGCACAACCATCTTTAATTGAGAAAATTATAGCAGAAACAGGAAAATATGGACCAAGCACTATCAGACGCATTTATGGTGATTGGACAACACCAAACATGAATGGGTGGAAAGAATCGTTAAATAATCTTGCAATTCAACCTATCCAACAATTCCGTTTTACTATTGGAAAGAATGCTACTGACAGTGCAATGATTATTGATGCTATGGATATCCTTCATAGCGGTTTAGTTGAAGGTTTTTGTATTGTCTCTAGTGATAGTGATTATACAAGACTAGCGACAAGGATCCGTGAAAGTGGAATTTTTGTTATGGGAATTGGTCAAAATAAAACACCGAAACCCTTTGTAAATGCATGTAATAGATTTGTATATACTGAAAATTTAACTCTCAATGATTCGAAATTAATCAATGCAAAGGATGCAGAGAAATCATTAATAGTTGACGAAAAAGCCAAAATATTAGAACCTATTCCCCTACTCAAGGAAGCTTTTGAAATGGCATTAAGAGAAGATGGGTGGGCACAATTAGGCACTATGGGACATTATTTACCTCAGCTAGATCCTGGTTTTGACCCAAGATCGTATGGTTTCAAACAATTATCACAACTAGTCAAGGCACATTCAAATATATTTGAATTGAAACATCAAGATGATGGTTCTATATATCTGAAGATAAAAGAATGAATATTTTGCTTCGAAAATCAATAAAAAATATATGAAATGTGATATGACTGGGAATTTATTAAACTTTAGTGAGATTAATTATCGAGTTCATCTATCTAACATACGAATATCCACTCAATTCGGCCCATACATTTTACAAGGTATTGTCATCAAGATAACGCCAACGACTTATAAACCGCATCAATTGGATCTTCATAAAAAGATATCTGGAACTTACTAAATAAATCCGGCGGCACTGTTGACATTTTTGATGCCACTGATATCGGGATGAGGACTTTCCTAGCTCCAGCATCCATGCAAACCTGCAAGAGGTCAGATAAATTATCTATACTACTAATAGAACCGCCTATAGTAATTGTACCCAAGATTGCAGTCTGTTCTTGTACTGGTTTCTCCAGAGCACCTGAACATAAACTAAGAAAAGCTGCAAGAGCCAGATCATCAGACATTCCCACACCTGTTAGGTCTTGCACATGTAAATGGAAATCTTTTTCTTTTATTGAAATACCTTGACTGACTGATTTTGCATTTGCCTTAAAATAGTTAAATGCGGTTTGAATAGCTTCTTTAGCTTTTGGATTTGAACCAAGACCTGATTTTTCATATTTTCCGGAACCTGGAACAACCTGTAACTCTAACTTATACACTCCAATCTTGCTGGAGGGAGCAGCAGACACTGCATAAACCTG
The DNA window shown above is from ANME-2 cluster archaeon and carries:
- a CDS encoding NYN domain-containing protein; protein product: MIQKHIFTTDQFEDKNRMKIALLIDGDNAQPSLIEKIIAETGKYGPSTIRRIYGDWTTPNMNGWKESLNNLAIQPIQQFRFTIGKNATDSAMIIDAMDILHSGLVEGFCIVSSDSDYTRLATRIRESGIFVMGIGQNKTPKPFVNACNRFVYTENLTLNDSKLINAKDAEKSLIVDEKAKILEPIPLLKEAFEMALREDGWAQLGTMGHYLPQLDPGFDPRSYGFKQLSQLVKAHSNIFELKHQDDGSIYLKIKE